The Pirellulales bacterium genome includes a region encoding these proteins:
- a CDS encoding FHA domain-containing protein yields the protein MALVNIRILDGADRGRLYEDVATPVTIGREEGNDIQLADERVSRFHLKIQEDQDKVVLTDLDSTNGTKVNGDDTHLRILRYGDMITLGRSVLLFGSQEQIAQRLASLRDPEANNLGTVGSDLGDGDVHEASLDFEVGWSGATGSQAILHRLSPPELPERLGPCQAAQLSELLEYLHIRIRTLLESVQIDNKDNKQERVTLDVRQWQNLLDLQSRLASYLRSIGRPQEEE from the coding sequence ATGGCCCTCGTCAACATTCGTATCTTGGACGGCGCTGATCGCGGCCGTTTATACGAGGATGTAGCCACTCCGGTGACGATCGGCCGCGAAGAAGGAAACGACATCCAACTCGCCGACGAACGAGTCAGCCGCTTTCACCTGAAGATTCAAGAAGATCAGGACAAAGTGGTGCTCACCGATCTGGATAGCACCAACGGCACGAAGGTCAACGGCGACGACACGCACCTGCGGATTTTGCGCTACGGCGATATGATCACGTTGGGTCGTTCGGTGTTGCTGTTCGGATCGCAGGAGCAGATTGCCCAACGGCTGGCAAGCTTGCGCGACCCAGAAGCCAACAATCTTGGGACGGTAGGCTCCGATCTCGGCGACGGCGATGTGCATGAAGCCAGTCTCGATTTCGAGGTCGGCTGGAGCGGCGCCACCGGCTCGCAGGCAATCTTGCACAGGCTGTCGCCCCCTGAGCTTCCAGAGCGTCTGGGGCCCTGTCAGGCCGCCCAGTTGTCCGAACTGCTCGAGTACCTTCACATTCGTATCCGCACCCTGCTCGAGTCGGTGCAAATTGATAACAAGGACAATAAGCAGGAACGCGTGACGTTGGACGTGCGGCAGTGGCAAAACCTCTTGGATTTGCAATCTCGCCTGGCGTCGTACTTGCGATCGATTGGGCGACCGCAAGAGGAAGAATAG
- a CDS encoding thioesterase → MKSTLVPGIRGEASRRVVSADLVSHYDPAGPPVFGSPFMLMLMEFAAFKAIIPHLDDGEQSLGVGFEFEHLAATPAGAMVIARAEVLAVDGRRVSYAIEAHDEHELIGRGKHVRHVVEMERFLKRLRRKTDR, encoded by the coding sequence ATGAAAAGCACGCTCGTTCCAGGAATTCGCGGCGAGGCTTCGCGACGCGTTGTCTCGGCCGACCTGGTGAGTCACTACGATCCTGCCGGGCCCCCCGTGTTCGGTTCGCCCTTTATGCTGATGCTTATGGAGTTTGCCGCCTTCAAGGCGATCATCCCGCATCTCGACGATGGCGAGCAGTCACTGGGCGTCGGTTTTGAATTTGAACATCTGGCCGCCACGCCGGCCGGCGCCATGGTGATCGCGCGGGCCGAGGTGCTGGCCGTTGACGGACGGCGTGTTTCGTACGCTATCGAAGCACACGACGAGCACGAGCTCATCGGTCGCGGAAAGCACGTCCGGCACGTGGTCGAGATGGAGCGCTTCCTCAAGCGACTCCGTAGAAAAACGGATCGTTAA
- a CDS encoding S41 family peptidase yields the protein MPRQNLFILLIVSILSVVCYRQADNAHRSERGRMFDTFNEVLSEVDQKYLRKVESRQLFEGALQGMMSTLDPYSAYIGPEQYAEFVATLEQKFGGIGIEVSQDPDKGVLTVTTPIADSPAFAAGIRAGDVILSIDGESTQGLEINDVVGRLRGSRGVVQLTVLHKGETEPTEIAISRGVVPVASVLGGKRDERARWDFFLPGQDRIGYVRVTNFGENTVDELKSALADVTARDARGLILDLRNNSGGVLKQAIATCDLFLRGGRIVSTRGRNGDEIESWDASGKAPYAQLPLVVLVNQRTASAAEIVAAALQDQHRAIIVGQRTFGKGTVQNVIRLEGGTSLLKLTTASYWRPNGRDIHRHPDVKDQETWGVQPDPGFDVPIDDDQYADLVRKRHEGDVIRSSPTVPAGESEGLADAALQSDVQLQKAVAALTSQLATRQSTDPP from the coding sequence ATGCCGCGACAAAATCTCTTTATCTTGTTGATCGTCTCGATTCTGTCGGTCGTTTGCTATCGGCAGGCAGACAATGCCCATCGTAGCGAACGTGGTCGCATGTTCGACACCTTCAACGAGGTCCTCAGCGAGGTCGACCAGAAGTATCTTCGCAAGGTGGAGAGTCGCCAGTTATTCGAAGGGGCGCTGCAGGGGATGATGAGCACGCTCGATCCCTATTCCGCCTATATCGGCCCAGAGCAATACGCCGAGTTTGTCGCCACGCTGGAACAAAAGTTTGGGGGCATCGGCATCGAGGTCTCGCAAGATCCGGATAAGGGCGTGCTGACGGTCACAACACCAATCGCAGATTCGCCGGCCTTTGCCGCGGGAATCCGCGCGGGGGACGTCATTCTCAGCATCGATGGCGAAAGCACGCAAGGCCTTGAGATCAACGACGTCGTCGGCCGACTGCGCGGGTCGCGAGGAGTTGTCCAATTGACCGTGCTTCACAAAGGGGAGACTGAACCAACCGAGATTGCCATCAGCCGCGGCGTGGTGCCGGTGGCGTCGGTTCTGGGGGGCAAGCGCGACGAAAGGGCCCGCTGGGACTTCTTTCTGCCCGGGCAAGATCGCATCGGCTACGTGCGAGTGACGAATTTCGGCGAGAATACGGTCGATGAGCTCAAGTCCGCGCTCGCCGATGTTACAGCGCGAGACGCCCGAGGGTTGATTCTGGATTTGCGCAACAACAGCGGCGGCGTACTCAAGCAAGCGATTGCTACCTGCGACCTGTTTCTGCGCGGCGGTCGAATTGTCAGCACGCGCGGTCGCAATGGCGATGAAATCGAGAGTTGGGATGCCTCGGGAAAGGCCCCCTACGCACAATTGCCCCTGGTCGTGCTCGTCAATCAGCGGACCGCCAGCGCAGCCGAGATCGTAGCGGCCGCGCTGCAAGATCAACACCGTGCGATCATTGTTGGGCAACGTACTTTCGGCAAAGGTACGGTTCAAAACGTGATTCGGCTCGAGGGGGGGACCAGCTTGCTGAAACTCACCACGGCCAGTTACTGGCGTCCCAATGGCCGCGACATTCACCGCCATCCCGACGTGAAAGATCAGGAAACCTGGGGTGTCCAGCCCGACCCCGGTTTCGACGTGCCCATTGACGACGACCAGTACGCCGATCTGGTTCGCAAACGGCATGAGGGGGACGTCATCCGCTCAAGCCCCACCGTGCCGGCCGGTGAATCCGAGGGGTTGGCGGATGCTGCCTTGCAATCGGACGTCCAACTGCAGAAAGCCGTCGCCGCACTTACGTCGCAGCTTGCCACTCGCCAGTCGACGGACCCACCGTAA
- a CDS encoding folylpolyglutamate synthase/dihydrofolate synthase family protein, whose protein sequence is MGSTDYERATAYLFDRINYERAPSVTYGARQFKLERMHELLERVGNPQTGMPIVHVAGTKGKGSTSAMIAGVLTAAGYRTGLFTSPHLESLEERIAVDGRACSADELVALIERLRPEVDAMDQVAARYADECGPTYFELTTVMALLSFAACGVQAAVLEVGLGGRLDSTNVCDPLVSVITSISFDHTRQLGNTLAAIAYEKAGIVKPSVPLVSGVTEDEPRRVIEQICHERDSRLIQLGRDFHYQYHPPHGVDNHPRPGRMDFSFPAAPSRSYQDVLLGLLGPHQAANAAVALATLAQLQDREWSIAEAHLRSGLAHVHSPARIEVVGRRPTIVVDAAHNVASVAALVETLETSFATQPRILIFATTQDKDVRGMMSILLPKFDVVLLTRYGNNPRGVPTEELREIARDLRADHCQTFADPASAWDAVRMLATPEHLLCVTGSFFIAAEIRAQMAMRPLAWPQHLMRPA, encoded by the coding sequence GTGGGTTCCACCGACTACGAACGTGCAACGGCCTACCTGTTCGACCGTATCAACTACGAACGCGCGCCCTCGGTGACCTATGGGGCACGACAGTTCAAATTGGAACGGATGCACGAACTCTTAGAACGGGTTGGCAACCCTCAAACCGGGATGCCCATCGTCCATGTCGCCGGGACCAAGGGAAAAGGATCCACCTCGGCCATGATTGCCGGCGTGCTGACAGCCGCCGGATATCGCACGGGCCTCTTTACTTCCCCCCACCTCGAAAGTCTGGAAGAACGGATCGCGGTCGACGGCCGCGCCTGCTCGGCCGATGAGCTCGTGGCGTTGATCGAGCGTCTCAGACCAGAAGTCGACGCAATGGACCAGGTGGCGGCCCGCTATGCGGACGAGTGTGGTCCCACCTACTTCGAGTTGACCACCGTCATGGCGCTGCTCTCGTTCGCCGCCTGCGGGGTACAAGCCGCGGTGCTGGAAGTCGGGTTGGGCGGTCGTCTCGACTCGACGAACGTTTGCGACCCCCTGGTATCCGTAATCACCAGCATCAGCTTCGACCACACCCGCCAGTTGGGCAACACGTTGGCAGCCATCGCCTACGAAAAGGCGGGTATTGTCAAACCCAGCGTACCGCTGGTGTCGGGCGTGACCGAGGATGAGCCGCGTCGCGTGATCGAGCAGATTTGCCACGAGCGCGATAGCCGCTTGATCCAGCTGGGACGCGATTTCCATTACCAGTATCACCCGCCGCACGGCGTGGATAACCATCCCCGCCCCGGACGGATGGATTTCAGCTTCCCCGCGGCGCCTAGCCGCTCTTATCAGGACGTGCTGCTGGGATTGCTCGGCCCGCACCAGGCCGCTAATGCCGCGGTGGCCCTGGCAACGCTCGCCCAGTTGCAGGACCGTGAGTGGTCGATTGCCGAAGCCCATTTGCGCAGCGGACTGGCCCACGTTCACTCGCCGGCGCGCATCGAAGTGGTCGGCCGTCGTCCGACCATCGTCGTCGACGCTGCGCATAATGTGGCGTCTGTCGCGGCGCTGGTGGAGACTTTGGAAACTAGTTTTGCTACGCAGCCGCGAATATTGATTTTCGCGACAACTCAGGACAAAGACGTGCGCGGCATGATGTCAATATTGTTGCCCAAGTTCGACGTCGTTCTTCTCACGAGGTATGGTAACAACCCGCGTGGCGTACCTACGGAAGAGCTGCGCGAGATCGCCCGCGACCTACGAGCAGACCACTGCCAGACGTTTGCCGACCCGGCGAGCGCATGGGACGCCGTACGAATGCTCGCCACGCCAGAGCACCTTTTGTGCGTGACCGGGTCCTTTTTCATCGCGGCCGAGATTCGCGCCCAAATGGCGATGCGACCTCTCGCCTGGCCGCAGCATCTGATGCGGCCAGCATGA
- a CDS encoding PEP-CTERM sorting domain-containing protein (PEP-CTERM proteins occur, often in large numbers, in the proteomes of bacteria that also encode an exosortase, a predicted intramembrane cysteine proteinase. The presence of a PEP-CTERM domain at a protein's C-terminus predicts cleavage within the sorting domain, followed by covalent anchoring to some some component of the (usually Gram-negative) cell surface. Many PEP-CTERM proteins exhibit an unusual sequence composition that includes large numbers of potential glycosylation sites. Expression of one such protein has been shown restore the ability of a bacterium to form floc, a type of biofilm.), whose product MTAKRSLLACALAAIASCSVLPTTASATLLSTLTAGGTITVGDLVFGSFSYLNTGDMPSDTGVNVVTYVDGAGDVGLMFQGAFIDFLGGAGSDALIGFSVTELDATKNISGATLTGNPSVLGGSGVASVTETFLPTDTNLSLSIFSISPGTTKLSDSGTFAVGHSQVIVQKDVLALSATVGGGVPTLSFVTQTFHESKNNIPEPTGIALMGTALAGLWIVRHRRRRR is encoded by the coding sequence ATGACCGCAAAGAGATCTCTGCTCGCGTGCGCACTAGCCGCAATTGCTTCTTGTAGCGTCTTGCCGACCACGGCATCTGCGACGCTTCTTTCCACCCTCACCGCGGGAGGGACGATCACCGTTGGCGATCTTGTCTTCGGTAGCTTCTCTTACCTGAATACCGGGGACATGCCCAGCGATACGGGAGTGAACGTCGTCACCTATGTTGACGGCGCAGGGGATGTAGGCCTGATGTTCCAAGGCGCCTTTATCGACTTCCTGGGCGGAGCCGGATCGGACGCCTTGATTGGATTCAGCGTCACCGAGCTCGACGCCACTAAAAATATCAGTGGGGCAACGCTCACTGGGAATCCCTCGGTGCTGGGCGGCAGCGGAGTGGCCAGCGTCACCGAGACGTTCCTGCCCACGGACACGAATTTGAGCTTGAGCATCTTTTCGATCTCACCGGGGACTACCAAGCTGTCCGATTCCGGCACTTTCGCAGTGGGACACTCGCAAGTGATCGTGCAGAAGGACGTCCTGGCCCTGTCGGCGACGGTGGGCGGAGGCGTTCCGACGCTCTCGTTTGTCACGCAGACGTTTCACGAGTCGAAGAACAATATTCCCGAACCAACCGGCATCGCCTTGATGGGCACCGCCTTGGCCGGTTTGTGGATCGTACGGCACCGGCGGCGACGCCGTTGA
- the dnaE gene encoding DNA polymerase III subunit alpha: MSNAGRFVHLHCHSHYSLLDGASPIEGLVEKAKSQGMNALALTDHGNLYGALEFYEAAKAEGINPIIGYEAYIAPGSRFQKEAEANQEASYHLTLLAENRTGFQNLVKLASAAFLEGFYRKPRIDKELLAAHSEGLICLSGCVSGELSRALLRGSATETNIEEAMRIAAWFHQTFGDRYFLEIQNNGVEIQRMALEATVDVARRMGLPLVATSDAHYVNREDAEAQDVLLCINTGRFRTDTNRMRMEGNEFFLRGPDEMYKAFPGLEDAVARSQEIADRVSIELELGKRHFPTFDIPGENTSNDYLRDLCLAGLKERYAKQPDYCVDGQLAPAVLERLERELDVINKLGFPNYFLIVWDFVRFARERDIPATARGSGVGSLVAFALRLSHVCPLKYDLLFERFLDISRLEAPDIDIDFCKDRRGEVINYVKEKYGAANVAQIGTFGTLAARAAIRDVGRALGLPIPRVDTVVAMVPETLGITLEEALKASEDLKRAYDNDGEIRELLNLAMKIEGLARNVGTHAAAVVIADRPLNEYVPLQRVQGKEEVITQWAMGDVERAGLLKMDFLGLRNLTILSKAVELIQQTTGRHVDPYEFPLDDRDTFALLCRGETKGIFQLESGGIRDLLQRMKPDHFRDIIATNALYRPGPLEGGMVDDYIQVKHGRKPAEYKHPVMKEILEETHGVMVYQEQVMRILNRLGGIELSSAYSCIKAISKKKLPMIAKFREQFITGAVEQGLKEREADELFGMIEKFAGYGFNKSHSTAYALIAYMTAYLKAHFSVEFMAALLCGDIQGRNFKKKDALVEHLDDCRRMNITVVPADVNRCQGEFAVEDGKILFGLAAIKGCGAQAADAINAERRANGPFVDLFDFCERVDPSLVNRATIESLVKAGAFDFTGARRSQNAAAVERALQSGAAALADRRSGQKGLFAADDEPTVTAATLPDLPEWPEREKLAAEKEVLGYYLSSHPLAEHEETLASYCTHTAVEATALAHRTEVVLGGILASIKFSNTKNPRPGSTATKYAMFDLEDTAGMMRCIVWPEEFANYGELVKADGIVAVRGAIDKRPGSEEANLIVNEVMHLADLPARFTRGVTIRVDEEPHGVHGLEQLYEILRGYPGSCELELVLRLADGSRVACACDGMRVELTTEMRRRVEELLGRGCLRPIASRPRPAGGGQNGHGQNGYSRGTATARR, encoded by the coding sequence ATGAGCAACGCTGGTCGCTTCGTTCACCTGCACTGCCACAGCCATTACAGCCTGTTGGATGGCGCGAGTCCGATCGAAGGATTGGTCGAGAAAGCCAAAAGCCAAGGCATGAATGCCTTGGCACTGACGGATCACGGCAATCTCTACGGCGCGCTCGAATTCTACGAGGCCGCCAAGGCCGAAGGGATCAATCCGATCATCGGCTACGAAGCCTATATTGCGCCTGGCAGCCGTTTCCAGAAAGAAGCCGAAGCGAACCAAGAAGCAAGTTACCATCTGACTCTATTGGCCGAAAATCGCACCGGCTTTCAGAATCTGGTCAAGCTCGCCTCGGCCGCGTTCCTGGAAGGCTTTTACCGCAAGCCTCGCATCGATAAGGAACTGCTTGCCGCGCACAGCGAGGGATTGATCTGTCTCAGCGGCTGTGTCTCCGGCGAATTGAGCCGCGCGCTACTGCGTGGTAGTGCGACTGAGACCAATATCGAGGAAGCGATGCGAATCGCCGCCTGGTTCCACCAGACGTTCGGCGATCGCTATTTTCTTGAGATTCAAAACAACGGCGTCGAGATCCAGCGGATGGCGCTGGAAGCAACAGTCGACGTAGCCCGTCGCATGGGGCTGCCACTGGTGGCCACGAGCGACGCGCACTATGTCAACCGAGAAGACGCCGAAGCGCAAGACGTGTTGTTGTGCATCAATACGGGCCGCTTCCGCACCGATACCAATCGCATGCGGATGGAAGGAAACGAATTTTTCCTACGCGGGCCCGATGAGATGTATAAGGCCTTCCCGGGACTCGAAGATGCCGTGGCCCGTAGTCAAGAGATCGCCGACCGGGTGTCAATCGAACTGGAACTCGGCAAGCGGCACTTCCCCACGTTCGACATACCTGGCGAAAACACGTCCAACGACTATTTGCGCGACTTGTGCTTGGCCGGATTGAAAGAACGCTATGCCAAGCAGCCTGATTATTGTGTCGACGGCCAGTTGGCGCCGGCGGTGCTGGAGCGGCTCGAGCGCGAGTTGGACGTCATCAACAAGCTCGGCTTTCCCAACTATTTTCTTATCGTCTGGGACTTCGTGCGCTTTGCGCGCGAGCGCGACATTCCGGCCACGGCGCGCGGCTCGGGTGTGGGCTCGCTCGTGGCATTTGCCTTGCGATTGAGCCACGTCTGCCCGCTGAAGTACGACCTGCTCTTCGAGCGGTTCCTCGATATCAGCCGCCTCGAAGCACCGGATATCGATATCGACTTCTGCAAGGACCGCCGCGGCGAGGTCATAAACTACGTTAAAGAGAAGTACGGCGCCGCGAACGTGGCCCAGATCGGCACCTTCGGCACTTTGGCCGCGCGGGCCGCGATCCGCGACGTGGGGCGTGCCCTGGGATTGCCGATCCCCCGCGTCGACACGGTCGTCGCCATGGTCCCCGAGACCCTGGGCATCACTTTGGAAGAAGCCCTGAAGGCCAGCGAAGACCTGAAACGCGCCTACGATAACGATGGCGAGATTCGCGAACTGCTGAATCTGGCCATGAAGATCGAGGGCCTGGCCCGGAACGTGGGCACGCACGCCGCAGCCGTCGTGATCGCCGACCGGCCATTGAATGAGTACGTCCCCTTGCAGCGCGTGCAAGGCAAGGAAGAAGTCATTACGCAATGGGCCATGGGGGACGTCGAGCGGGCCGGGCTGCTGAAGATGGACTTTCTGGGCCTGCGCAACCTGACGATCCTTTCCAAAGCCGTCGAACTGATCCAGCAGACCACTGGCCGTCACGTCGACCCGTATGAATTTCCGCTCGACGATCGCGACACATTCGCGTTGCTCTGCCGCGGCGAGACCAAGGGCATCTTTCAGCTCGAAAGTGGTGGCATTCGAGACCTCTTGCAGCGGATGAAGCCGGACCATTTTCGCGACATCATCGCCACCAATGCGCTCTACCGGCCAGGCCCGCTCGAAGGAGGCATGGTCGACGACTACATCCAGGTCAAGCACGGACGCAAGCCGGCCGAATATAAGCATCCTGTGATGAAGGAGATTCTGGAGGAGACGCACGGTGTGATGGTTTATCAAGAGCAGGTCATGCGGATCCTCAATCGCCTGGGGGGCATCGAGCTGTCCAGCGCTTATTCCTGCATCAAGGCGATCAGCAAGAAGAAGCTGCCGATGATCGCCAAGTTCCGCGAGCAGTTCATCACAGGCGCCGTCGAGCAAGGACTCAAGGAACGCGAAGCCGACGAGCTGTTCGGCATGATCGAGAAATTTGCGGGCTACGGCTTCAACAAAAGTCACTCGACCGCGTACGCCCTGATTGCGTACATGACCGCTTACTTGAAGGCGCATTTTTCGGTCGAGTTCATGGCCGCCCTGTTGTGCGGCGACATTCAGGGCCGCAATTTCAAAAAGAAAGACGCGTTGGTCGAGCACCTGGACGATTGCCGGCGGATGAATATCACGGTCGTGCCGGCCGACGTAAACCGGTGCCAAGGCGAATTCGCGGTCGAGGATGGCAAGATCCTCTTCGGACTTGCCGCCATCAAGGGGTGCGGCGCGCAAGCTGCCGACGCGATCAATGCCGAGCGCCGCGCGAACGGGCCGTTCGTCGATCTATTCGACTTTTGCGAGCGCGTCGACCCATCGCTGGTCAATCGGGCCACGATTGAATCGCTAGTCAAAGCCGGCGCGTTCGACTTTACGGGGGCGCGGCGTTCGCAGAACGCCGCGGCGGTGGAGCGCGCCTTACAATCCGGCGCCGCGGCTTTGGCCGACCGCCGCTCGGGGCAGAAGGGTCTTTTTGCCGCGGATGATGAGCCGACGGTGACCGCGGCCACCTTGCCAGATCTGCCCGAATGGCCCGAACGAGAAAAGCTTGCGGCCGAGAAGGAGGTCCTGGGCTACTATCTGTCGAGCCACCCGCTGGCCGAGCACGAGGAGACATTGGCCAGCTATTGCACCCATACTGCAGTCGAGGCCACGGCGTTGGCGCACCGGACGGAGGTGGTATTAGGTGGAATCCTGGCCTCGATCAAGTTCTCGAACACCAAAAACCCCCGGCCCGGCAGTACCGCTACGAAGTACGCCATGTTCGATCTGGAGGACACGGCCGGCATGATGCGTTGTATTGTCTGGCCCGAGGAGTTCGCCAACTACGGCGAACTGGTCAAGGCCGACGGTATCGTGGCCGTCCGCGGTGCCATCGACAAGCGCCCCGGCAGCGAAGAGGCCAATCTGATCGTCAACGAAGTCATGCACCTCGCGGATCTGCCGGCGCGATTCACGCGTGGCGTGACGATCCGCGTCGACGAAGAGCCACACGGCGTTCACGGACTCGAGCAACTGTATGAGATCCTGCGTGGCTATCCTGGCAGTTGCGAGTTGGAGTTGGTCCTGCGTTTAGCCGATGGAAGCCGGGTTGCATGCGCATG
- a CDS encoding DUF4013 domain-containing protein, which translates to MSGAVQIHGLRRLVGKALRICDWLFGCVALFIGLAVLATLPALQLLSLGYLLEVSGRVAREGRLATGFVGVRKAARLGGIVLGTWLLLWPLRFVSLLANSARLIEPGGVADRGWTAVLWVLTALFACHVVSACWRGGRLRGFFWPRPVRFVRELTQPGAYRRARDAVWMFVVGLRLPYYFWLGLRGFLGGLAWLVVPITLLAAGARAPVAGFAGGLLLAVVVLYLPFAQVHFAAENRLRAMFEVRALRDHFRRAPIAFFVALVGTLLFAVPLYLLKIEIIPREAAWLPSLVFVAFIGPARLLTGWAYARARRRESPRHWVFRTVARLAMLPVALAYVAVVYFTQFTSWYGIASLYEQHAFLVPVPFLGL; encoded by the coding sequence ATGTCTGGCGCGGTCCAAATACACGGGCTAAGGCGACTGGTTGGCAAAGCACTTCGGATCTGCGACTGGCTGTTCGGCTGCGTGGCCCTCTTCATTGGCTTGGCGGTGTTGGCGACTTTGCCCGCGTTGCAATTGCTGAGCCTAGGATATTTGCTAGAGGTCTCGGGGCGTGTTGCCCGCGAGGGGCGGCTGGCGACAGGCTTTGTGGGAGTGCGCAAGGCGGCGCGGCTGGGCGGAATCGTGCTGGGGACGTGGTTGCTGCTATGGCCGTTGCGTTTCGTGTCGTTGCTGGCGAACTCGGCTCGACTGATCGAACCCGGCGGCGTGGCCGACCGTGGTTGGACGGCTGTCTTATGGGTGCTGACAGCGCTCTTTGCCTGTCACGTTGTGAGTGCCTGCTGGCGGGGCGGAAGGCTCCGTGGTTTTTTCTGGCCGCGGCCAGTTCGATTCGTGCGCGAGCTTACGCAACCGGGCGCTTACCGGCGCGCCCGCGATGCCGTGTGGATGTTCGTGGTCGGCCTGCGCCTGCCTTATTACTTTTGGCTGGGCTTGCGCGGCTTTCTCGGTGGACTGGCCTGGCTCGTGGTGCCGATCACCCTGCTAGCCGCCGGCGCCCGTGCGCCTGTGGCAGGATTCGCCGGGGGCTTGCTACTGGCGGTGGTGGTGCTTTATCTCCCTTTTGCGCAGGTACACTTCGCGGCCGAGAATCGCCTGCGGGCCATGTTTGAAGTACGCGCACTGCGCGATCACTTTCGTCGGGCACCCATCGCGTTTTTTGTGGCGCTGGTCGGTACATTGCTATTCGCGGTGCCGTTGTATCTTCTGAAGATCGAAATCATCCCTCGCGAGGCCGCTTGGCTGCCTAGCCTGGTCTTTGTGGCCTTCATCGGCCCGGCGCGTCTGCTGACCGGCTGGGCCTATGCGCGGGCGCGGCGCCGTGAATCCCCGCGGCACTGGGTATTTCGCACCGTGGCCCGCCTGGCCATGCTTCCAGTGGCACTGGCATACGTGGCAGTGGTGTATTTCACCCAATTCACAAGCTGGTATGGGATCGCTAGCTTGTACGAGCAGCACGCCTTCCTGGTGCCGGTCCCCTTCCTCGGTCTGTAG
- a CDS encoding DUF1559 domain-containing protein, with product MTAAKRSGFTLVELLVVIAIIGILVGLLLPAVQAAREAARRSQCSNNLKQVTLALHNYESSFAAYPPAMYWSGVLNDKTNDIAVWSRLLPYLEQGALGANYTALSTEDQTMGDGTPVMGLRIAAYMCPSEINDTAKLNTDGSLNSYPGTYGVNLGPWLIFDPTRLTTPPGSFYVNSRLRPADFTDGLSNTLMAMEVKAWGSYYSGSTTATSTQPNVPSDLCGLGGTAKMGPNQTDNKEHTEWGDGKSNQTGCTTTFTPNSAALCTFNGASYDVDFVGVTEASSATAVTYAAITSRSYHPGCVNVSLMDGSVRTVVNSIDRNIWQGASTRTGGEPMTLNQ from the coding sequence ATGACTGCGGCAAAGCGATCGGGCTTCACGCTAGTAGAACTGTTGGTAGTCATCGCAATTATTGGAATTCTGGTGGGGCTGTTGTTGCCGGCCGTGCAGGCAGCTCGCGAAGCGGCCCGGCGCAGCCAATGTTCTAATAACCTCAAGCAGGTGACGTTGGCTCTACACAACTATGAGTCGAGCTTTGCCGCATATCCGCCTGCCATGTACTGGAGCGGGGTGCTGAACGACAAGACGAACGACATTGCGGTCTGGTCTCGGTTGCTGCCGTACCTGGAGCAAGGAGCGCTCGGCGCGAACTACACGGCGTTGAGCACCGAGGACCAGACGATGGGGGACGGGACGCCGGTGATGGGACTGCGTATCGCAGCCTACATGTGTCCGTCGGAAATCAATGACACGGCTAAGCTCAATACCGATGGCTCATTGAATTCGTACCCCGGAACCTACGGGGTGAACCTTGGTCCCTGGCTGATCTTCGATCCGACGCGTCTAACGACCCCGCCTGGTTCGTTCTATGTCAACAGCCGCCTGCGACCGGCCGACTTCACAGACGGATTAAGCAACACGCTGATGGCCATGGAGGTCAAGGCCTGGGGTTCCTATTACAGCGGGTCAACCACCGCGACATCCACGCAACCTAACGTGCCTAGCGATCTTTGCGGCTTGGGCGGCACAGCTAAAATGGGCCCCAATCAAACGGACAACAAAGAACATACGGAATGGGGCGACGGCAAGAGCAACCAGACGGGCTGCACGACGACCTTCACCCCTAATAGTGCCGCCTTGTGTACCTTCAACGGTGCGAGCTACGACGTGGACTTCGTGGGCGTCACCGAGGCGTCTTCGGCCACGGCCGTGACCTATGCCGCCATCACTTCCCGCAGCTACCACCCAGGGTGCGTCAACGTATCGCTGATGGACGGCTCGGTTCGCACGGTTGTTAACAGCATCGACAGAAACATCTGGCAAGGAGCCTCGACCAGGACCGGCGGCGAACCCATGACTCTGAACCAGTAG